A stretch of the Notamacropus eugenii isolate mMacEug1 chromosome 2, mMacEug1.pri_v2, whole genome shotgun sequence genome encodes the following:
- the RAB3IL1 gene encoding guanine nucleotide exchange factor for Rab-3A isoform X12, producing MDTAQLKPVSQPQAEGGPPSPVTSPWKNPSPCRGRKDSQLLEPPCGEGGRGEEAHPASPLNVSRLRSSSVEIREKGSEFLKEELHKAQKELKLKDEECERLSKVREQLEQELEELTASLFEEAHKMVREANTKQAASEKQLMEARGKIDMLQAEVTALKALVITSTPSSPNRELHPQLLSPSKAVFRKGHARNKSTSSTLCPAICPATGHSISFEPIGHECKEVDTILFAEFQAWKEVPTLDKSCPFLERIYREDVGPCLNFTKQELSELVRAAVEENTLTIEPVASQALPVVKVSAIECGGPNGFRAQIMTKCALSGLSRTCRHRIRLGESETYYYISPSCRARITAVCNFFTYVRYIQQGLVRQDVELIFWEIMRLRKEMSLAKLGFYPNEV from the exons CCAGCCCCAGGCAGAAGGGGGACCACCATCCCCTGTGACCAGCCCATGGAAAAACCCATCCCCCTGCAGAGGAAGAAAGGACTCTCAGCTTCTGGAGCCTCCCTGTGGGGAGGGTGGCCGAGGAGAGGAGGCTCACCCGGCCAGCCCCCTGAATGTCTCCCGCCTGCGTAGCTCCTCCGTGGAGATTCGAGAAAAGGGCTCGGAGTTCCTGAAGGAAGAACTACACAAGGCTCAGAAG GAGCTGAAGCTGAAGGATGAAGAGTGCGAGAGGCTGTCCAAGGTCCGGGAACAACTCGAGCAGGAATTGGAAGAGCTGACGGCCAGCCTGTTTGAG GAAGCACACAAGATGGTGAGAGAAGCCAACACAAAGCAGGCGGCCTCAGAGAAGCAGCTGATGGAGGCCCGAGGGAAG ATTGACATGCTGCAAGCAGAGGTGACAGCCCTGAAGGCCCTGGTGATCACTTCAACCCCATCTTCGCCCAATCGAGAGTTACACCCTCAGCTCCTGAGCCCATCCAAGGCCGTCTTCCGGAAGGGACATGCTCGAAACAAGAGCACCAGCAGCACCCTCTGCCCGGCCATCTGCCCGGCCACCGGCCACAGCATCTCCTTTGAACCCATTGGCCATGAATGCAAAGAG GTGGACACCATCCTGTTTGCTGAGTTCCAGGCCTGGAAGGAGGTCCCCACCCTGGACAAGAGTTGCCCCTTTCTGGAGAGGATTTACAGGGAGGATGTGGGCCCTTGCTTGAACTTTACCAAACAAGAg CTTTCAGAGCTGGTTCGGGCAGCTGTGGAGGAAAACACCCTGACCATCGAGCCTGTAGCCTCGCAAGCACTCCCTGTAGTGAAGGTGTCGGCTATCGAGTGTGGTGGGCCCAA TGGCTTCCGGGCTCAGATCATGAC GAAGTGCGCGCTCAGCGGCTTGTCTCGGACTTGCCGACACCGCATCAGGCTGGGAGAGTCTGAGACTTACTACTACATCTCCCCATCCTGCAGGGCCAGG ATCACGGCTGTCTGTAACTTCTTCACCTATGTTCGCTACATCCAGCAGGGCCTGGTGCGGCAGGACG TGGAATTGATCTTCTGGGAGATCATGAGGCTCCGGAAGGAGATGTCCCTGGCCAAGCTGGGCTTCTACCCAAATGAGGTCTAG
- the RAB3IL1 gene encoding guanine nucleotide exchange factor for Rab-3A isoform X9, translating to MWKGQPQAEGGPPSPVTSPWKNPSPCRGRKDSQLLEPPCGEGGRGEEAHPASPLNVSRLRSSSVEIREKGSEFLKEELHKAQKELKLKDEECERLSKVREQLEQELEELTASLFEEAHKMVREANTKQAASEKQLMEARGKIDMLQAEVTALKALVITSTPSSPNRELHPQLLSPSKAVFRKGHARNKSTSSTLCPAICPATGHSISFEPIGHECKEPEVPTLLSLLLCIVPGKAIHITYEPGWQTLASESPSFSSSSSSSSSSSWQVDTILFAEFQAWKEVPTLDKSCPFLERIYREDVGPCLNFTKQELSELVRAAVEENTLTIEPVASQALPVVKVSAIECGGPNGFRAQIMTKCALSGLSRTCRHRIRLGESETYYYISPSCRARITAVCNFFTYVRYIQQGLVRQDVELIFWEIMRLRKEMSLAKLGFYPNEV from the exons ATGTGGAAAGG CCAGCCCCAGGCAGAAGGGGGACCACCATCCCCTGTGACCAGCCCATGGAAAAACCCATCCCCCTGCAGAGGAAGAAAGGACTCTCAGCTTCTGGAGCCTCCCTGTGGGGAGGGTGGCCGAGGAGAGGAGGCTCACCCGGCCAGCCCCCTGAATGTCTCCCGCCTGCGTAGCTCCTCCGTGGAGATTCGAGAAAAGGGCTCGGAGTTCCTGAAGGAAGAACTACACAAGGCTCAGAAG GAGCTGAAGCTGAAGGATGAAGAGTGCGAGAGGCTGTCCAAGGTCCGGGAACAACTCGAGCAGGAATTGGAAGAGCTGACGGCCAGCCTGTTTGAG GAAGCACACAAGATGGTGAGAGAAGCCAACACAAAGCAGGCGGCCTCAGAGAAGCAGCTGATGGAGGCCCGAGGGAAG ATTGACATGCTGCAAGCAGAGGTGACAGCCCTGAAGGCCCTGGTGATCACTTCAACCCCATCTTCGCCCAATCGAGAGTTACACCCTCAGCTCCTGAGCCCATCCAAGGCCGTCTTCCGGAAGGGACATGCTCGAAACAAGAGCACCAGCAGCACCCTCTGCCCGGCCATCTGCCCGGCCACCGGCCACAGCATCTCCTTTGAACCCATTGGCCATGAATGCAAAGAG CCTGAGGTGCCCACCCTCCTCTCCTTACTCCTATGTATCGTCCCTGGGAAAGCCATCCACATCACTTATGAGCCGGGCTGGCAGACCCTGGCCTCGgagtctccttccttctcctcttcctcctcctcttcctcttcctcttcctggcaG GTGGACACCATCCTGTTTGCTGAGTTCCAGGCCTGGAAGGAGGTCCCCACCCTGGACAAGAGTTGCCCCTTTCTGGAGAGGATTTACAGGGAGGATGTGGGCCCTTGCTTGAACTTTACCAAACAAGAg CTTTCAGAGCTGGTTCGGGCAGCTGTGGAGGAAAACACCCTGACCATCGAGCCTGTAGCCTCGCAAGCACTCCCTGTAGTGAAGGTGTCGGCTATCGAGTGTGGTGGGCCCAA TGGCTTCCGGGCTCAGATCATGAC GAAGTGCGCGCTCAGCGGCTTGTCTCGGACTTGCCGACACCGCATCAGGCTGGGAGAGTCTGAGACTTACTACTACATCTCCCCATCCTGCAGGGCCAGG ATCACGGCTGTCTGTAACTTCTTCACCTATGTTCGCTACATCCAGCAGGGCCTGGTGCGGCAGGACG TGGAATTGATCTTCTGGGAGATCATGAGGCTCCGGAAGGAGATGTCCCTGGCCAAGCTGGGCTTCTACCCAAATGAGGTCTAG
- the RAB3IL1 gene encoding guanine nucleotide exchange factor for Rab-3A isoform X7, which translates to MNCRLVTEIVGQPQAEGGPPSPVTSPWKNPSPCRGRKDSQLLEPPCGEGGRGEEAHPASPLNVSRLRSSSVEIREKGSEFLKEELHKAQKELKLKDEECERLSKVREQLEQELEELTASLFEEAHKMVREANTKQAASEKQLMEARGKIDMLQAEVTALKALVITSTPSSPNRELHPQLLSPSKAVFRKGHARNKSTSSTLCPAICPATGHSISFEPIGHECKEPEVPTLLSLLLCIVPGKAIHITYEPGWQTLASESPSFSSSSSSSSSSSWQVDTILFAEFQAWKEVPTLDKSCPFLERIYREDVGPCLNFTKQELSELVRAAVEENTLTIEPVASQALPVVKVSAIECGGPNGFRAQIMTKCALSGLSRTCRHRIRLGESETYYYISPSCRARITAVCNFFTYVRYIQQGLVRQDVELIFWEIMRLRKEMSLAKLGFYPNEV; encoded by the exons CCAGCCCCAGGCAGAAGGGGGACCACCATCCCCTGTGACCAGCCCATGGAAAAACCCATCCCCCTGCAGAGGAAGAAAGGACTCTCAGCTTCTGGAGCCTCCCTGTGGGGAGGGTGGCCGAGGAGAGGAGGCTCACCCGGCCAGCCCCCTGAATGTCTCCCGCCTGCGTAGCTCCTCCGTGGAGATTCGAGAAAAGGGCTCGGAGTTCCTGAAGGAAGAACTACACAAGGCTCAGAAG GAGCTGAAGCTGAAGGATGAAGAGTGCGAGAGGCTGTCCAAGGTCCGGGAACAACTCGAGCAGGAATTGGAAGAGCTGACGGCCAGCCTGTTTGAG GAAGCACACAAGATGGTGAGAGAAGCCAACACAAAGCAGGCGGCCTCAGAGAAGCAGCTGATGGAGGCCCGAGGGAAG ATTGACATGCTGCAAGCAGAGGTGACAGCCCTGAAGGCCCTGGTGATCACTTCAACCCCATCTTCGCCCAATCGAGAGTTACACCCTCAGCTCCTGAGCCCATCCAAGGCCGTCTTCCGGAAGGGACATGCTCGAAACAAGAGCACCAGCAGCACCCTCTGCCCGGCCATCTGCCCGGCCACCGGCCACAGCATCTCCTTTGAACCCATTGGCCATGAATGCAAAGAG CCTGAGGTGCCCACCCTCCTCTCCTTACTCCTATGTATCGTCCCTGGGAAAGCCATCCACATCACTTATGAGCCGGGCTGGCAGACCCTGGCCTCGgagtctccttccttctcctcttcctcctcctcttcctcttcctcttcctggcaG GTGGACACCATCCTGTTTGCTGAGTTCCAGGCCTGGAAGGAGGTCCCCACCCTGGACAAGAGTTGCCCCTTTCTGGAGAGGATTTACAGGGAGGATGTGGGCCCTTGCTTGAACTTTACCAAACAAGAg CTTTCAGAGCTGGTTCGGGCAGCTGTGGAGGAAAACACCCTGACCATCGAGCCTGTAGCCTCGCAAGCACTCCCTGTAGTGAAGGTGTCGGCTATCGAGTGTGGTGGGCCCAA TGGCTTCCGGGCTCAGATCATGAC GAAGTGCGCGCTCAGCGGCTTGTCTCGGACTTGCCGACACCGCATCAGGCTGGGAGAGTCTGAGACTTACTACTACATCTCCCCATCCTGCAGGGCCAGG ATCACGGCTGTCTGTAACTTCTTCACCTATGTTCGCTACATCCAGCAGGGCCTGGTGCGGCAGGACG TGGAATTGATCTTCTGGGAGATCATGAGGCTCCGGAAGGAGATGTCCCTGGCCAAGCTGGGCTTCTACCCAAATGAGGTCTAG
- the RAB3IL1 gene encoding guanine nucleotide exchange factor for Rab-3A isoform X8, with protein MDTAQLKPVSQPQAEGGPPSPVTSPWKNPSPCRGRKDSQLLEPPCGEGGRGEEAHPASPLNVSRLRSSSVEIREKGSEFLKEELHKAQKELKLKDEECERLSKVREQLEQELEELTASLFEEAHKMVREANTKQAASEKQLMEARGKIDMLQAEVTALKALVITSTPSSPNRELHPQLLSPSKAVFRKGHARNKSTSSTLCPAICPATGHSISFEPIGHECKEPEVPTLLSLLLCIVPGKAIHITYEPGWQTLASESPSFSSSSSSSSSSSWQVDTILFAEFQAWKEVPTLDKSCPFLERIYREDVGPCLNFTKQELSELVRAAVEENTLTIEPVASQALPVVKVSAIECGGPNGFRAQIMTKCALSGLSRTCRHRIRLGESETYYYISPSCRARITAVCNFFTYVRYIQQGLVRQDVELIFWEIMRLRKEMSLAKLGFYPNEV; from the exons CCAGCCCCAGGCAGAAGGGGGACCACCATCCCCTGTGACCAGCCCATGGAAAAACCCATCCCCCTGCAGAGGAAGAAAGGACTCTCAGCTTCTGGAGCCTCCCTGTGGGGAGGGTGGCCGAGGAGAGGAGGCTCACCCGGCCAGCCCCCTGAATGTCTCCCGCCTGCGTAGCTCCTCCGTGGAGATTCGAGAAAAGGGCTCGGAGTTCCTGAAGGAAGAACTACACAAGGCTCAGAAG GAGCTGAAGCTGAAGGATGAAGAGTGCGAGAGGCTGTCCAAGGTCCGGGAACAACTCGAGCAGGAATTGGAAGAGCTGACGGCCAGCCTGTTTGAG GAAGCACACAAGATGGTGAGAGAAGCCAACACAAAGCAGGCGGCCTCAGAGAAGCAGCTGATGGAGGCCCGAGGGAAG ATTGACATGCTGCAAGCAGAGGTGACAGCCCTGAAGGCCCTGGTGATCACTTCAACCCCATCTTCGCCCAATCGAGAGTTACACCCTCAGCTCCTGAGCCCATCCAAGGCCGTCTTCCGGAAGGGACATGCTCGAAACAAGAGCACCAGCAGCACCCTCTGCCCGGCCATCTGCCCGGCCACCGGCCACAGCATCTCCTTTGAACCCATTGGCCATGAATGCAAAGAG CCTGAGGTGCCCACCCTCCTCTCCTTACTCCTATGTATCGTCCCTGGGAAAGCCATCCACATCACTTATGAGCCGGGCTGGCAGACCCTGGCCTCGgagtctccttccttctcctcttcctcctcctcttcctcttcctcttcctggcaG GTGGACACCATCCTGTTTGCTGAGTTCCAGGCCTGGAAGGAGGTCCCCACCCTGGACAAGAGTTGCCCCTTTCTGGAGAGGATTTACAGGGAGGATGTGGGCCCTTGCTTGAACTTTACCAAACAAGAg CTTTCAGAGCTGGTTCGGGCAGCTGTGGAGGAAAACACCCTGACCATCGAGCCTGTAGCCTCGCAAGCACTCCCTGTAGTGAAGGTGTCGGCTATCGAGTGTGGTGGGCCCAA TGGCTTCCGGGCTCAGATCATGAC GAAGTGCGCGCTCAGCGGCTTGTCTCGGACTTGCCGACACCGCATCAGGCTGGGAGAGTCTGAGACTTACTACTACATCTCCCCATCCTGCAGGGCCAGG ATCACGGCTGTCTGTAACTTCTTCACCTATGTTCGCTACATCCAGCAGGGCCTGGTGCGGCAGGACG TGGAATTGATCTTCTGGGAGATCATGAGGCTCCGGAAGGAGATGTCCCTGGCCAAGCTGGGCTTCTACCCAAATGAGGTCTAG